One segment of Runella sp. SP2 DNA contains the following:
- a CDS encoding BREX protein BrxB domain-containing protein, whose translation MASKIDQLLSAYEAVVTEPWTSYLSGQERVWFLVYDPSEQRKIDLRFGDFEMVTKKAGKRWESISLKRCFPEWMANHDYKEEYFEDPDALVDQLEGDFKEYAINYLAAELEKLGTNDNTLIAIRDISALFGFNRVSDILNGCSRAFKGRMLIFFPGEYDKNQYRLLDARDGWSYLARPITI comes from the coding sequence ATGGCATCTAAAATTGACCAATTACTGTCGGCCTATGAAGCAGTCGTAACTGAACCGTGGACATCTTATTTATCTGGACAGGAGCGTGTTTGGTTTTTAGTGTATGATCCTTCCGAACAGCGTAAAATCGATTTACGATTTGGTGACTTTGAAATGGTCACTAAAAAGGCGGGCAAAAGGTGGGAAAGCATCTCTCTGAAAAGATGCTTTCCTGAATGGATGGCTAACCATGATTATAAAGAAGAATATTTTGAAGACCCTGATGCACTAGTAGATCAGCTAGAAGGAGATTTTAAAGAGTATGCGATCAATTACCTGGCTGCTGAACTTGAAAAACTTGGTACCAACGACAATACATTGATTGCCATCAGAGATATTTCGGCCTTATTTGGCTTTAATCGAGTATCAGACATATTAAACGGCTGTTCTCGGGCTTTTAAGGGAAGAATGCTTATTTTTTTTCCTGGGGAATATGATAAGAATCAATACCGGTTGTTAGATGCGAGAGATGGTTGGAGTTACTTGGCAAGACCGATTACCATATAA